In the Quercus lobata isolate SW786 chromosome 5, ValleyOak3.0 Primary Assembly, whole genome shotgun sequence genome, one interval contains:
- the LOC115992098 gene encoding probable purine permease 10 isoform X2, producing the protein MYMIHLLCTHILSRHLYLSETSLNSFNFDMKEAQELQLHIMTAPLEAKEANSTTEHINVTSQSTITQPRNYGWWLRISMYTLFLLSGQSIALLLGRLYYDKGGKSKWLGVVVQLIGFPLLLPYYFIPSLKNLKTNSTATTIFSKPPSTLVHVSVYVSLGLLVVANCFLYSTGLMYLPVSTFSLICASQLAFNAFFSSILNSQKFTPLIVNSLVLLTISSILLVFETDPSSDSSKVSKKKYVIGLICTICASAGHGWVLSLTQVAFKKVFKKETFTAVMDMIIYQSLVATLGALVGLFASGDWKGLKTQMDEFELGKVSYIMTLVWTAIMWEVSAIGCVGLIFEVSSLFSNAISVLGLPIVPVLAAIFFHDKIGGIKVISMVLAIWGFVSYVYQQYLDDLKSKQHEDRNANEASNTSSLQEVNGS; encoded by the coding sequence CAGCTCCGCTTGAAGCGAAAGAAGCAAACTCAACAACAGAGCATATAAATGTCACCAGCCAATCAACAATCACTCAGCCTAGAAATTATGGATGGTGGCTCCGAATAAGCATGTACACACTCTTTCTCCTCTCTGGCCAGTCAATAGCATTACTCTTGGGAAGATTATATTATGACAAAGGTGGTAAGAGCAAatggttgggagtggttgtgCAACTCATAGGCTTCCCTCTCCTTCTTCCCTACTATTTCATCCCATCactcaaaaatctcaaaacaaaCAGTACTGCCACCACTATCTTCTCTAAACCACCATCCACCTTGGTACATGTATCAGTTTATGTATCACTTGGTCTACTTGTTGTTGCAAATTGCTTCTTGTACTCAACTGGGCTAATGTACCTTCCTGTGTCTactttctctctcatttgtgCATCACAGTTGGCCTTCAATGCTTTTTTCTCCTCCATCCTTAACTCACAAAAGTTCACTCCTTTGATAGTCAATTCTCTAGTCCTTCTCACTATATCGTCCATCCTCCTAGTTTTTGAAACAGACCCTTCTTCAGACTCCTccaaagtttctaaaaaaaagtatgtaattGGCTTAATATGCACTATCTGTGCATCTGCTGGACATGGTTGGGTGCTTTCACTTACACAGGTTGCCTTcaaaaaggtttttaaaaagGAGACATTTACAGCGGTCATGGACATGATAATCTATCAGTCTCTAGTTGCAACCTTAGGTGCGTTGGTGGGACTTTTTGCTAGTGGAGATTGGAAAGGTTTAAAAACACAGATGGATGAGTTTGAACTAGGAAAAGTATCCTATATCATGACTTTGGTTTGGACAGCTATAATGTGGGAGGTTTCTGCTATAGGTTGTGTAGGTTTGATTTTTGAGGTGTCTTCCTTATTCTCCAATGCCATAAGTGTTTTGGGTTTGCCTATTGTACCGGTTCTAGCTGCGATCTTTTTCCATGACAAAATTGGTGGAATAAAGGTGATCTCCATGGTTTTGGCTATTTGGGGTTTTGTTTCGTATGTCTATCAGCAGTACCTTGATGATCTCAAGTCCAAGCAGCATGAAGATAGAAATGCAAATGAAGCTTCCAATACCTCCTCACTACAGGAGGTTAATGGATCATGA
- the LOC115992098 gene encoding probable purine permease 10 isoform X5 — protein MKEAQELQLHIMTAPLEAKEANSTTEHINVTSQSTITQPRNYGWWLRISMYTLFLLSGQSIALLLGRLYYDKGGKSKWLGVVVQLIGFPLLLPYYFIPSLKNLKTNSTATTIFSKPPSTLVHVSVYVSLGLLVVANCFLYSTGLMYLPVSTFSLICASQLAFNAFFSSILNSQKFTPLIVNSLVLLTISSILLVFETDPSSDSSKVSKKKYVIGLICTICASAGHGWVLSLTQVAFKKVFKKETFTAVMDMIIYQSLVATLGALVGLFASGDWKGLKTQMDEFELGKVSYIMTLVWTAIMWEVSAIGCVGLIFEVSSLFSNAISVLGLPIVPVLAAIFFHDKIGGIKVISMVLAIWGFVSYVYQQYLDDLKSKQHEDRNANEASNTSSLQEVNGS, from the exons ATGAAAGAAGCTCAAGAACTCCAGCTCCATATCATGA CAGCTCCGCTTGAAGCGAAAGAAGCAAACTCAACAACAGAGCATATAAATGTCACCAGCCAATCAACAATCACTCAGCCTAGAAATTATGGATGGTGGCTCCGAATAAGCATGTACACACTCTTTCTCCTCTCTGGCCAGTCAATAGCATTACTCTTGGGAAGATTATATTATGACAAAGGTGGTAAGAGCAAatggttgggagtggttgtgCAACTCATAGGCTTCCCTCTCCTTCTTCCCTACTATTTCATCCCATCactcaaaaatctcaaaacaaaCAGTACTGCCACCACTATCTTCTCTAAACCACCATCCACCTTGGTACATGTATCAGTTTATGTATCACTTGGTCTACTTGTTGTTGCAAATTGCTTCTTGTACTCAACTGGGCTAATGTACCTTCCTGTGTCTactttctctctcatttgtgCATCACAGTTGGCCTTCAATGCTTTTTTCTCCTCCATCCTTAACTCACAAAAGTTCACTCCTTTGATAGTCAATTCTCTAGTCCTTCTCACTATATCGTCCATCCTCCTAGTTTTTGAAACAGACCCTTCTTCAGACTCCTccaaagtttctaaaaaaaagtatgtaattGGCTTAATATGCACTATCTGTGCATCTGCTGGACATGGTTGGGTGCTTTCACTTACACAGGTTGCCTTcaaaaaggtttttaaaaagGAGACATTTACAGCGGTCATGGACATGATAATCTATCAGTCTCTAGTTGCAACCTTAGGTGCGTTGGTGGGACTTTTTGCTAGTGGAGATTGGAAAGGTTTAAAAACACAGATGGATGAGTTTGAACTAGGAAAAGTATCCTATATCATGACTTTGGTTTGGACAGCTATAATGTGGGAGGTTTCTGCTATAGGTTGTGTAGGTTTGATTTTTGAGGTGTCTTCCTTATTCTCCAATGCCATAAGTGTTTTGGGTTTGCCTATTGTACCGGTTCTAGCTGCGATCTTTTTCCATGACAAAATTGGTGGAATAAAGGTGATCTCCATGGTTTTGGCTATTTGGGGTTTTGTTTCGTATGTCTATCAGCAGTACCTTGATGATCTCAAGTCCAAGCAGCATGAAGATAGAAATGCAAATGAAGCTTCCAATACCTCCTCACTACAGGAGGTTAATGGATCATGA
- the LOC115992098 gene encoding probable purine permease 10 isoform X6, producing MKEAQELQLHIMTPLEAKEANSTTEHINVTSQSTITQPRNYGWWLRISMYTLFLLSGQSIALLLGRLYYDKGGKSKWLGVVVQLIGFPLLLPYYFIPSLKNLKTNSTATTIFSKPPSTLVHVSVYVSLGLLVVANCFLYSTGLMYLPVSTFSLICASQLAFNAFFSSILNSQKFTPLIVNSLVLLTISSILLVFETDPSSDSSKVSKKKYVIGLICTICASAGHGWVLSLTQVAFKKVFKKETFTAVMDMIIYQSLVATLGALVGLFASGDWKGLKTQMDEFELGKVSYIMTLVWTAIMWEVSAIGCVGLIFEVSSLFSNAISVLGLPIVPVLAAIFFHDKIGGIKVISMVLAIWGFVSYVYQQYLDDLKSKQHEDRNANEASNTSSLQEVNGS from the exons ATGAAAGAAGCTCAAGAACTCCAGCTCCATATCATGA CTCCGCTTGAAGCGAAAGAAGCAAACTCAACAACAGAGCATATAAATGTCACCAGCCAATCAACAATCACTCAGCCTAGAAATTATGGATGGTGGCTCCGAATAAGCATGTACACACTCTTTCTCCTCTCTGGCCAGTCAATAGCATTACTCTTGGGAAGATTATATTATGACAAAGGTGGTAAGAGCAAatggttgggagtggttgtgCAACTCATAGGCTTCCCTCTCCTTCTTCCCTACTATTTCATCCCATCactcaaaaatctcaaaacaaaCAGTACTGCCACCACTATCTTCTCTAAACCACCATCCACCTTGGTACATGTATCAGTTTATGTATCACTTGGTCTACTTGTTGTTGCAAATTGCTTCTTGTACTCAACTGGGCTAATGTACCTTCCTGTGTCTactttctctctcatttgtgCATCACAGTTGGCCTTCAATGCTTTTTTCTCCTCCATCCTTAACTCACAAAAGTTCACTCCTTTGATAGTCAATTCTCTAGTCCTTCTCACTATATCGTCCATCCTCCTAGTTTTTGAAACAGACCCTTCTTCAGACTCCTccaaagtttctaaaaaaaagtatgtaattGGCTTAATATGCACTATCTGTGCATCTGCTGGACATGGTTGGGTGCTTTCACTTACACAGGTTGCCTTcaaaaaggtttttaaaaagGAGACATTTACAGCGGTCATGGACATGATAATCTATCAGTCTCTAGTTGCAACCTTAGGTGCGTTGGTGGGACTTTTTGCTAGTGGAGATTGGAAAGGTTTAAAAACACAGATGGATGAGTTTGAACTAGGAAAAGTATCCTATATCATGACTTTGGTTTGGACAGCTATAATGTGGGAGGTTTCTGCTATAGGTTGTGTAGGTTTGATTTTTGAGGTGTCTTCCTTATTCTCCAATGCCATAAGTGTTTTGGGTTTGCCTATTGTACCGGTTCTAGCTGCGATCTTTTTCCATGACAAAATTGGTGGAATAAAGGTGATCTCCATGGTTTTGGCTATTTGGGGTTTTGTTTCGTATGTCTATCAGCAGTACCTTGATGATCTCAAGTCCAAGCAGCATGAAGATAGAAATGCAAATGAAGCTTCCAATACCTCCTCACTACAGGAGGTTAATGGATCATGA
- the LOC115992098 gene encoding probable purine permease 10 isoform X4, whose product MYMIHLLCTHILSRHLYLSETSLNSFNFDMKEAQELQLHIMTPLEAKEANSTTEHINVTSQSTITQPRNYGWWLRISMYTLFLLSGQSIALLLGRLYYDKGGKSKWLGVVVQLIGFPLLLPYYFIPSLKNLKTNSTATTIFSKPPSTLVHVSVYVSLGLLVVANCFLYSTGLMYLPVSTFSLICASQLAFNAFFSSILNSQKFTPLIVNSLVLLTISSILLVFETDPSSDSSKVSKKKYVIGLICTICASAGHGWVLSLTQVAFKKVFKKETFTAVMDMIIYQSLVATLGALVGLFASGDWKGLKTQMDEFELGKVSYIMTLVWTAIMWEVSAIGCVGLIFEVSSLFSNAISVLGLPIVPVLAAIFFHDKIGGIKVISMVLAIWGFVSYVYQQYLDDLKSKQHEDRNANEASNTSSLQEVNGS is encoded by the coding sequence CTCCGCTTGAAGCGAAAGAAGCAAACTCAACAACAGAGCATATAAATGTCACCAGCCAATCAACAATCACTCAGCCTAGAAATTATGGATGGTGGCTCCGAATAAGCATGTACACACTCTTTCTCCTCTCTGGCCAGTCAATAGCATTACTCTTGGGAAGATTATATTATGACAAAGGTGGTAAGAGCAAatggttgggagtggttgtgCAACTCATAGGCTTCCCTCTCCTTCTTCCCTACTATTTCATCCCATCactcaaaaatctcaaaacaaaCAGTACTGCCACCACTATCTTCTCTAAACCACCATCCACCTTGGTACATGTATCAGTTTATGTATCACTTGGTCTACTTGTTGTTGCAAATTGCTTCTTGTACTCAACTGGGCTAATGTACCTTCCTGTGTCTactttctctctcatttgtgCATCACAGTTGGCCTTCAATGCTTTTTTCTCCTCCATCCTTAACTCACAAAAGTTCACTCCTTTGATAGTCAATTCTCTAGTCCTTCTCACTATATCGTCCATCCTCCTAGTTTTTGAAACAGACCCTTCTTCAGACTCCTccaaagtttctaaaaaaaagtatgtaattGGCTTAATATGCACTATCTGTGCATCTGCTGGACATGGTTGGGTGCTTTCACTTACACAGGTTGCCTTcaaaaaggtttttaaaaagGAGACATTTACAGCGGTCATGGACATGATAATCTATCAGTCTCTAGTTGCAACCTTAGGTGCGTTGGTGGGACTTTTTGCTAGTGGAGATTGGAAAGGTTTAAAAACACAGATGGATGAGTTTGAACTAGGAAAAGTATCCTATATCATGACTTTGGTTTGGACAGCTATAATGTGGGAGGTTTCTGCTATAGGTTGTGTAGGTTTGATTTTTGAGGTGTCTTCCTTATTCTCCAATGCCATAAGTGTTTTGGGTTTGCCTATTGTACCGGTTCTAGCTGCGATCTTTTTCCATGACAAAATTGGTGGAATAAAGGTGATCTCCATGGTTTTGGCTATTTGGGGTTTTGTTTCGTATGTCTATCAGCAGTACCTTGATGATCTCAAGTCCAAGCAGCATGAAGATAGAAATGCAAATGAAGCTTCCAATACCTCCTCACTACAGGAGGTTAATGGATCATGA
- the LOC115992102 gene encoding probable purine permease 10, whose amino-acid sequence MGQAQNLQLQVTVQEAEEANSPVHINATNQSTISQPRTFMQWLQMTIFALFVLSGQSAAILLGRFYYDKGGKSKWTATLVQVAGFPIIIPYYYISPPENPTKNSIHRHEPSTLIIALIYVSLGVLQAANSMMYSVGLLHLPVSTFALICASQLTFNAFFSFLINSQKFTPFIINSLVLLTISSALLVFQTNSMNPTGNSNVIYEIGLFCTVGASAGFGLMLSLTELSFHKILRRETFTVILEMIIYQSLVATCATLVGLFASGEWKGLKREMDEFELGKFIYVSTLIWTAIAWQIFNIGAVGLKHEVSSLFSNVISVLGLPVIPVLAVIFFHDKMDAVKAISMVLAI is encoded by the exons ATGGGGCAAGCTCAAAATCTGCAACTCCAAGTCACGG TTCAAGAAGCTGAAGAAGCAAACTCACCTGTTCATATCAATGCCACCAACCAATCGACAATCTCTCAACCCAGAACCTTTATGCAATGGCTCCAAATGACCATCTTTGCACTCTTTGTCCTCTCTGGCCAGTCAGCAGCTATACTCTTGGGAAGATTCTACTATGACAAAGGTGGAAAGAGCAAATGGACAGCAACACTAGTGCAAGTTGCAGGATTCCCAATCATCATTCCTTACTACTACATCTCTCCACCAGAAAATCCTACTAAAAATAGTATCCACAGGCATGAGCCCTCCACCTTAATCATTGCTTTGATATATGTCTCTTTAGGTGTACTTCAGGCAGCAAACAGCATGATGTATTCAGTTGGGCTCTTGCACCTTCCAGTATCTACTTTTGCACTTATTTGCGCATCCCAGTTGACCTTCAATGCTTTCTTCTCCTTCCTTATAAACTCCCAGAAGTTTACTCCTTTTATAATCAATTCTCTAGTCCTTCTCACCATCTCCTCCGCCCTGCTGGTATTTCAAACCAATTCTATGAACCCCACCGGAAACTCTAATGtgatttatgaaattggacTCTTTTGCACTGTTGGTGCATCTGCTGGATTCGGATTGATGCTTTCCCTTACAGAGCTCTCCTTCCATAAGATTTTAAGAAGGGAAACATTTACAGTGATTTTGGAAATGATAATCTATCAGTCACTGGTAGCAACTTGTGCTACACTGGTGGGGCTCTTTGCTAGTGGAGAGTGGAAAGGTCTAAAGAGAGAGATGGACGAGTTTGAACTGGGGAAGTTTATTTATGTCAGTACTTTGATTTGGACAGCTATAGCTTGGCAGATTTTCAATATCGGTGCAGTAGGCTTGAAACATGAAGTGTCTTCCCTGTTCTCCAATGTCATAAGTGTGTTGGGTTTGCCTGTTATTCCAGTTCTAGCCGTAATCTTCTTTCATGACAAAATGGATGCGGTAAAGGCAATTTCCATGGTGTTGGCTATTTAA